A stretch of the Streptomyces sp. NBC_00078 genome encodes the following:
- a CDS encoding MaoC family dehydratase, producing MTAKIAYDEVEVGTELPARAFPVTRAMLVQYAGASGDFNPIHWNERFARDVGLPDVIAHGMFTMAEAIRVVTDWAGDPGAVVEYGVRFTRPVVVADDDQGAVIEVSGKVAAKLDDHTVRVDLTATSAGQKVLGMSRALVRLA from the coding sequence ATGACGGCGAAGATCGCTTACGACGAGGTCGAGGTCGGGACCGAACTGCCCGCCCGGGCCTTCCCGGTGACGCGGGCCATGCTCGTGCAGTACGCGGGTGCTTCGGGTGATTTCAACCCGATCCACTGGAACGAGAGGTTCGCCAGGGATGTCGGGCTGCCGGACGTGATCGCGCACGGCATGTTCACGATGGCCGAGGCGATCCGTGTGGTCACCGACTGGGCCGGCGACCCGGGCGCGGTTGTCGAGTACGGCGTCCGTTTCACCCGGCCGGTGGTCGTCGCGGACGACGACCAGGGTGCCGTCATCGAGGTCAGCGGCAAGGTGGCCGCCAAGCTCGACGACCACACGGTCCGTGTGGACCTCACGGCGACCAGCGCCGGGCAGAAGGTGCTGGGGATGTCACGGGCGCTCGTACGGCTGGCCTGA
- the rpmG gene encoding 50S ribosomal protein L33: protein MAATDVRPKITLACVECKERNYITKKNRRNNPDRLEMKKHCPRCNAHTAHRETR, encoded by the coding sequence GTGGCTGCCACCGACGTCCGCCCGAAGATCACGCTGGCCTGCGTGGAGTGCAAGGAGCGGAACTACATCACCAAGAAGAACCGGCGTAACAACCCGGACCGACTGGAGATGAAGAAGCACTGCCCGCGTTGCAACGCGCACACCGCGCACCGCGAAACGCGATAA
- a CDS encoding amidohydrolase family protein, translating into MPSSGFPGSSGQAGDPAALLLCGARLTDGRTVDVRLGGGRIEAVGTAGSLAAGGVRGCGTRVDLTGYLLLPAPAEPHTHLDTALSAEGDGPASYEAQEVQRRATEAALLQLGHGATALRAHVHVGDVQGLGALAAVLQARRSLRGLTELTTVAMPRVLTGVAGADGLSMLRDALKMGASVVGGCPDLDPDPTGYVEAVLEVAAEHGCPVDLHTDAADPARLARLVAMAGGLRPGVAIGPCGGLAKLPDETARRTADQLAAAGVTVVCLPQGGCGGTDQRVTAPVRLLRTAGVRVAAGSGALRDMSNPVGRGDPLEAAYLLASRYGLRPEDSYDAVSSSARAVMGLPEVRVEAGFPAELLALRGDRLAGALSLAYSRIVVHRGRVVARTSAVREYGNSAAATELGLPRQGRGALS; encoded by the coding sequence TTGCCTTCTTCGGGTTTCCCGGGCTCCTCGGGACAGGCGGGTGACCCGGCCGCCTTGCTGCTGTGCGGGGCGCGGCTGACGGACGGCCGGACCGTGGACGTACGGCTGGGCGGCGGGCGCATCGAGGCGGTCGGCACGGCCGGCAGCCTGGCTGCGGGCGGAGTGCGGGGCTGTGGCACACGCGTGGATCTCACGGGCTATCTGCTCCTGCCGGCCCCGGCCGAACCGCACACCCACCTGGACACCGCGCTGTCGGCAGAGGGCGACGGCCCGGCGTCGTACGAAGCCCAGGAGGTCCAGCGACGGGCCACCGAGGCGGCGCTGTTGCAACTGGGGCACGGGGCGACTGCGCTGCGGGCGCACGTGCACGTGGGCGATGTTCAGGGGTTGGGCGCGCTGGCCGCCGTACTGCAGGCGAGGCGTTCGCTGCGCGGACTGACGGAACTGACGACGGTGGCGATGCCGAGGGTGCTGACCGGCGTGGCGGGGGCGGACGGGCTTTCGATGCTGCGGGACGCGTTGAAGATGGGCGCCTCCGTGGTGGGCGGCTGTCCGGACCTGGACCCGGATCCGACCGGGTATGTGGAGGCGGTCCTCGAGGTCGCCGCCGAACACGGTTGCCCCGTCGACCTGCACACCGACGCCGCCGACCCGGCCCGTCTCGCGCGGCTCGTCGCGATGGCCGGCGGGCTGCGCCCCGGGGTCGCGATCGGCCCGTGCGGCGGCCTCGCGAAGCTGCCCGACGAGACGGCCCGACGCACGGCAGACCAGCTCGCGGCGGCCGGGGTGACGGTGGTGTGCCTGCCCCAGGGCGGCTGCGGCGGCACCGATCAGCGGGTCACGGCTCCCGTACGGCTGCTGCGGACGGCCGGCGTGCGCGTCGCCGCGGGCAGTGGCGCCCTGCGGGACATGTCGAACCCGGTGGGGCGCGGTGACCCCTTGGAGGCGGCCTACCTGCTGGCCTCCCGGTACGGGTTGCGGCCCGAGGACTCGTACGACGCGGTCAGCTCGTCGGCGCGGGCGGTGATGGGGCTGCCCGAGGTGCGCGTGGAGGCGGGTTTCCCGGCCGAGTTGCTGGCCCTGCGCGGCGACCGGCTGGCGGGCGCGCTGTCGCTGGCGTACAGCCGGATCGTGGTGCACCGGGGGCGGGTGGTGGCGCGGACAAGCGCTGTACGGGAGTACGGCAACTCGGCTGCGGCGACGGAACTGGGGCTGCCCCGGCAGGGGCGTGGGGCGCTGTCGTGA
- a CDS encoding YajQ family cyclic di-GMP-binding protein, producing the protein MADSSFDIVSKVERQEVDNALNQAAKEISQRYDFKGVGASISWSGDKILMEANSEDRVNAVLDVFQSKLIKRGISLKALDAGEPQLSGKEYKIFATIEEGISQDNAKKVAKIIRDEGPKGIKAQVQGDELRVSSKSRDDLQGVIALLKGKDFEFALQFVNYR; encoded by the coding sequence ATGGCCGACTCCAGTTTCGACATCGTCTCGAAGGTCGAGCGGCAGGAGGTCGACAACGCCCTCAACCAGGCCGCCAAGGAGATTTCTCAGCGCTACGACTTCAAGGGCGTGGGTGCCTCGATCTCGTGGTCCGGTGACAAGATCCTGATGGAGGCGAACTCCGAGGACCGGGTCAATGCCGTCCTCGACGTCTTCCAGTCCAAGCTGATCAAGCGCGGGATCTCGCTGAAGGCGCTCGACGCCGGTGAGCCCCAGCTGTCCGGCAAGGAGTACAAGATCTTCGCCACGATCGAGGAGGGCATCTCCCAGGACAACGCGAAGAAAGTGGCGAAGATCATCCGCGACGAGGGCCCCAAGGGCATCAAGGCGCAGGTGCAGGGCGATGAGCTGCGCGTCAGCTCGAAGAGCCGTGACGACCTGCAGGGTGTGATCGCCCTTCTGAAGGGCAAGGACTTCGAGTTCGCGCTGCAGTTCGTGAACTACCGGTGA
- a CDS encoding SDR family oxidoreductase: MRIVIAGGHGQIALRLERLLAARGDEVAGIIRHAEHGDDLREAGAEPVLLDLESASVEEVAACLQGTDAAVFAAGAGPGSGAARKETVDKEAAILFADAAVRAGVRRHVVVSSMGADPAHQGDDIFDVYLRAKGEADSHVLRLDALDATILRPGMLTNDAGTGLVRLEAHTGRGTIPRDDVAAVLAELVDTPATAGLTLELVSGSAPVSVAVKSVAGN; encoded by the coding sequence ATGCGCATTGTCATCGCTGGTGGTCATGGTCAGATCGCGCTGCGGCTGGAACGGTTGCTCGCCGCGCGCGGAGACGAGGTTGCGGGGATCATCCGTCACGCCGAGCACGGCGACGACCTGCGGGAGGCCGGTGCCGAACCGGTCCTGCTGGATCTGGAGTCGGCCTCGGTCGAGGAGGTCGCGGCGTGTCTGCAGGGCACCGACGCAGCGGTCTTCGCGGCGGGCGCCGGTCCAGGCAGCGGGGCAGCCCGCAAGGAAACCGTGGACAAGGAGGCGGCGATCCTGTTTGCCGACGCGGCGGTTCGGGCCGGCGTACGACGACATGTGGTCGTCTCGTCGATGGGCGCCGATCCCGCCCACCAGGGGGACGACATCTTCGACGTGTACCTGCGCGCCAAGGGCGAGGCCGACTCTCACGTACTGCGGCTGGACGCCCTCGACGCGACGATCCTGCGCCCCGGGATGCTGACGAACGACGCCGGCACCGGCTTGGTCCGGCTGGAGGCGCACACGGGCCGCGGCACGATCCCCCGTGACGACGTGGCCGCCGTACTCGCGGAGTTGGTGGACACCCCGGCGACGGCCGGCCTGACTCTGGAACTGGTCAGTGGGTCGGCTCCGGTGTCGGTGGCGGTGAAGTCCGTCGCCGGGAACTGA
- a CDS encoding nuclear transport factor 2 family protein, protein MAGEGVPAAQEALLRRMYEVFSTDERDTFVLRCLAPDVDWPNVLDDVRLHGREEVRAYWTRQFTAGHPLVRLEGLRLDGDGEGVVVTVRTGMRDASGDRWAEGTIEHVYRFGGDGLVTRMDVRAGAQEP, encoded by the coding sequence GTGGCAGGCGAGGGGGTGCCGGCCGCACAAGAGGCCCTGCTGCGGCGGATGTACGAGGTCTTCTCTACCGACGAGCGCGACACCTTCGTACTCCGGTGTCTGGCGCCGGACGTGGACTGGCCGAACGTCCTCGACGACGTCCGGCTGCACGGCCGCGAGGAGGTACGCGCCTACTGGACGCGGCAGTTCACGGCCGGGCATCCCCTCGTACGGCTGGAGGGATTGCGGCTCGACGGGGATGGCGAGGGCGTCGTGGTGACCGTACGAACCGGGATGCGGGACGCGTCGGGTGACCGGTGGGCGGAGGGGACGATCGAGCACGTGTACCGGTTCGGCGGCGACGGGCTGGTGACGCGGATGGACGTGCGGGCGGGTGCGCAGGAGCCGTAG
- a CDS encoding TetR/AcrR family transcriptional regulator has protein sequence MARMSAEERRESVIRAATAEFARGGYYGTSTEAIAKRVGVSQPYLFRLFPGKKAMFLAVAQRCMEDTIRTFEEAAEGLEGEEARTAMANAYTQLIAERPERLLMQMQMYVTVAAAEQAGDHELGEEVRAGWMRLWDTVHLPLGADVDETTRFLASGMLINCLVAMGFPPGHRVWEGLCP, from the coding sequence ATGGCCAGAATGAGCGCAGAGGAGAGGCGCGAGAGCGTCATTCGTGCGGCGACCGCAGAGTTCGCCCGCGGTGGTTACTACGGCACGTCGACCGAGGCGATCGCCAAGCGGGTCGGCGTTTCACAGCCGTATCTCTTCCGGCTCTTCCCGGGCAAGAAGGCGATGTTTCTCGCGGTGGCGCAGCGCTGCATGGAGGACACGATCCGCACGTTCGAGGAGGCCGCCGAAGGGCTGGAGGGCGAAGAAGCCCGGACTGCCATGGCGAACGCGTACACCCAGTTGATCGCGGAGCGGCCCGAGAGGCTGCTGATGCAGATGCAGATGTACGTCACCGTGGCGGCCGCCGAGCAGGCCGGTGACCACGAACTCGGCGAGGAGGTCCGGGCGGGCTGGATGCGGCTGTGGGACACGGTTCATCTGCCGCTCGGCGCCGACGTGGACGAGACGACGAGGTTCTTGGCGTCCGGGATGCTCATCAACTGCCTGGTGGCCATGGGGTTTCCTCCCGGACATCGCGTCTGGGAAGGGCTCTGTCCTTAG
- a CDS encoding MaoC family dehydratase N-terminal domain-containing protein gives MALDQSFVGRSYPPTEPYEVGREKIREFAEAVGDLNPAYTDPEAAKALGHLDVIAPPTFVFAITFKAAGQVVEDPQLGLDYSRVVHGDQKFAYVRPVRAGDRLTVTSSIEAIRSMAGNDILDIRGEVRDEAGERVVTAWTKLVARGAEEA, from the coding sequence ATGGCGCTCGACCAGTCCTTCGTGGGGCGGAGTTACCCGCCGACTGAGCCCTATGAGGTGGGCCGGGAGAAGATCCGTGAGTTCGCGGAGGCGGTGGGGGACCTCAACCCGGCGTACACGGACCCGGAGGCCGCCAAGGCGCTGGGGCACCTGGATGTGATCGCCCCGCCGACGTTCGTCTTCGCGATCACTTTCAAGGCTGCGGGACAGGTCGTCGAGGACCCCCAGCTCGGCCTGGACTACAGCCGTGTGGTGCACGGTGACCAGAAATTCGCCTACGTCCGTCCGGTGCGCGCCGGTGACCGGCTGACGGTCACCTCGTCCATCGAGGCCATCAGGTCCATGGCGGGCAACGACATCCTGGACATCCGGGGCGAGGTCCGTGACGAGGCGGGCGAGCGTGTGGTGACGGCCTGGACGAAGCTGGTGGCCCGCGGGGCCGAGGAGGCGTGA
- a CDS encoding APC family permease, which translates to MASTGSASELRRTLGVGDAVVIGLGSMVGAGIFAALGPAARAAGSGLLLGLAVAAVVAYCNATASARLASLYPASGGTYVYGRERLGPFWGYLAGWSFVVGKTASCAAMALTVGAYVWPGQAHAVAVAAVVALTAVNYGGVQKSAWLTRVIVAVVLAVLASVVVVCLGSRAFDAGRLGVGISGGVGGMLQAAGLLFFAFAGYARIATLGEEVRDPARTIPRAIPVALGIALAVYVCVAAAVLSLLGAEGLGRAGAPLADAVRVAGVPGLVPVVRVGAALAALGSLLALILGVSRTTLAMARDRYLPGALSAVHPRFQVPHRAELAVGAVVAALAATVDVRGAIGFSSFGVLAYYAVANASAWTLSSALITRVLPAVGLVGCVVLAFSLPGISVLMGAGVLVVGVVAYGVRQWVAAR; encoded by the coding sequence ATGGCATCGACTGGTTCGGCATCTGAACTGCGGCGCACGCTTGGCGTCGGTGACGCCGTGGTCATCGGACTCGGCTCGATGGTCGGGGCGGGGATCTTCGCCGCTCTGGGGCCCGCTGCGCGTGCGGCCGGGTCCGGGCTGCTGCTTGGCCTCGCCGTCGCCGCCGTCGTCGCCTACTGCAACGCCACGGCATCCGCGCGCCTGGCCTCGCTGTATCCAGCCTCGGGCGGCACCTATGTGTACGGGCGCGAGCGGCTCGGCCCGTTCTGGGGTTATCTCGCGGGCTGGTCGTTCGTGGTCGGGAAGACCGCCTCCTGTGCGGCGATGGCACTCACCGTGGGGGCGTACGTCTGGCCGGGGCAGGCCCACGCTGTGGCAGTCGCGGCAGTGGTGGCGTTGACGGCGGTGAACTACGGCGGGGTCCAGAAGTCCGCCTGGCTGACGCGGGTGATCGTGGCTGTGGTGCTGGCTGTCCTCGCTTCCGTTGTGGTGGTGTGCCTGGGATCCCGGGCCTTTGACGCCGGACGCCTGGGCGTCGGGATCTCGGGTGGCGTGGGCGGCATGTTGCAAGCGGCCGGGCTGCTGTTCTTCGCGTTCGCCGGGTATGCGCGTATCGCGACCCTCGGTGAGGAGGTACGGGACCCGGCGCGCACCATTCCTCGCGCGATCCCCGTGGCTCTGGGCATCGCGCTGGCGGTGTACGTGTGTGTGGCGGCGGCTGTCCTTTCCCTGCTGGGGGCGGAAGGTCTCGGGCGCGCGGGTGCTCCGCTGGCCGACGCGGTGCGGGTGGCTGGAGTACCGGGGCTGGTGCCGGTGGTGCGGGTGGGGGCGGCCTTGGCTGCGCTGGGGTCGCTGCTCGCCCTGATCCTGGGGGTCTCACGGACGACTCTGGCCATGGCCCGCGACCGGTATCTGCCCGGCGCGCTGTCCGCCGTGCATCCGCGTTTCCAGGTGCCGCACAGGGCCGAACTGGCCGTGGGTGCGGTGGTCGCCGCCCTGGCCGCCACGGTGGACGTACGGGGCGCGATCGGATTCTCCTCCTTCGGTGTGCTGGCGTACTACGCCGTCGCCAATGCCTCGGCCTGGACGCTCAGTTCGGCTCTCATTACCCGAGTGCTGCCGGCGGTGGGTCTTGTCGGATGTGTGGTGCTGGCCTTCTCTCTGCCGGGGATTTCGGTGCTCATGGGCGCGGGCGTGTTGGTGGTGGGTGTGGTCGCGTATGGCGTACGTCAGTGGGTGGCTGCGCGGTAG
- a CDS encoding SMI1/KNR4 family protein, with protein sequence MTENEQLLARVAAKAHNTRPWGWPSLPQPVDVATAARAEAALGFTLPPLLADLYLRIGDGGFGPEYGLLSLLDSPPAGEPAAVAQYLANRESARKDPDWPWPEGVLPISHWGCAMYACVDCRTPEATVLLFEPNADDAGQAWYVDAPSLTVWLTSWLDGTGWYEETNEEPEMTPWADLRIRTTTGQAS encoded by the coding sequence CGTGGGGCTGGCCTTCGCTCCCGCAGCCCGTGGACGTGGCCACGGCCGCCCGCGCCGAGGCCGCTCTGGGCTTCACCCTGCCTCCACTGCTCGCCGACCTCTACCTGCGCATAGGAGACGGCGGATTCGGCCCGGAATACGGCCTGTTGTCTCTCCTCGACAGCCCGCCCGCAGGCGAGCCCGCTGCCGTCGCGCAGTACCTCGCCAACCGCGAGAGCGCCCGCAAGGACCCCGACTGGCCTTGGCCCGAAGGCGTCCTGCCGATATCCCACTGGGGCTGCGCGATGTACGCGTGCGTGGACTGCCGCACCCCGGAGGCCACCGTCCTCCTCTTCGAACCGAACGCCGACGACGCCGGCCAAGCCTGGTACGTCGACGCCCCCAGCCTCACGGTCTGGCTGACCTCCTGGCTCGACGGCACGGGCTGGTACGAGGAGACGAACGAGGAGCCGGAGATGACCCCGTGGGCCGACCTCCGCATACGCACGACGACGGGGCAAGCGTCCTAG
- a CDS encoding GlsB/YeaQ/YmgE family stress response membrane protein, translating to MTIISWIILGLLAGAIAKFLLPGRDPGGFIGTTLIGIAGAFIGGWISARWMDHPITKNFYDGGTWAAAIGGSLVLLVAYRLLFGNSRN from the coding sequence ATGACCATCATCAGCTGGATCATCCTGGGGCTGTTGGCCGGAGCCATCGCCAAGTTCCTGCTGCCGGGCCGGGACCCGGGCGGCTTCATCGGAACAACTCTCATCGGCATCGCGGGCGCGTTCATCGGCGGCTGGATATCCGCCCGCTGGATGGACCACCCGATCACCAAGAACTTCTACGACGGCGGGACGTGGGCCGCGGCGATCGGAGGATCGCTCGTCCTCCTGGTCGCCTACCGCCTCCTGTTCGGCAACTCGCGCAACTGA